The Lepeophtheirus salmonis chromosome 2, UVic_Lsal_1.4, whole genome shotgun sequence region ttcaatttcatatcttctgatgaattattaaatgttatgattaattagtaatttcatATATAGATTGACCTATAGAAATTGGGAAAAGACTGATACaaagatatcatttataaaaaatgaaaactcaAACTAGGGGCacagttgcaacacttttgGCTAATTTGCTCAGAATTGGTTTAATTTAAAGCGCCAAAAATTAGCACAGTATATCTACATATGTTTTCTATTAATTGAATCTAGTTATAGATTATACTAATGAgcattttttctgtaaattgcatttgaatggGACTTTTTAAAATGACGTCGATAGTTGTTGCAAGAGTTAAAAAAGGGagttttacataaatttttttgaaaattataccaatttttgaaatttataaataactgatttttgaaagtattaaattatcaatttttcaatgtattatagAGTAGAgcttcatcttattttttgattgcaacttGGACGAGACGAATACTAATGTTAAATTTCCTTGCTTTTCTTTTGCTGTTTCTTTTTGTGttattctctctctcttcctctttaattcataattgagtagcttgaataaaaagttttttgacataattattaattatatatctattgttGTGGTGAGGACTAGCTCGTGGGATCGGATGTATGTGTGTTGCTCCTAGAAGAAGATGGCGAGTACAGATTTGGACACTCTGATCCATCAGGATCTTCCTGTGGGAAGAGAGAATTTGTTGGACAGCTACTCGAACTTGGAGCGTGTGGCCGAGTATTGCGAGTCCAATTACTTTGGATGTGAAAACAAGAAGGCGGCTCTGGAGGAGACGAAGGGCTATACCACTCAATCCCTGGCCTCTGTTGCCTATCAGATCAACACTCTCGCCTACAACTTCCTGCAAATGTTGGATCTCCAGGGCACGGCTCTCGGAGAAATGGAGAGTCAAGTGAATCACATTGCGCAGACGGTTTCCATTCACAAGGAAAAGGTGGCTCGTCGAGAGATCGGCGTTCTCACTACGAATAAAAACTCGAATCGACAGTATAAGATCATTGCCCCCGCAACGAATGAACGCCCTGTCAAATATGTGCGCCGTAAAATTGACTTTTCCATTTTGGACGACCTTGGACATGGAGTGAAGATCAACATCAGTCAACCCACTCCAAGGCAAAAGAGGCCCTCACACTATGCACCCGGACTCAATGCACCTCCCATTGCAGGCCCTGCTCCCACCACGAAACCCCCTACTCCTCCTTCTACGGCGCGTTATTCCACAGGCACGCTCAGTCGCTCCAAAGAATACCGAACCCTTCCCATGGTAGCTCCTCCACAAGTCCCTTCCAACTACGCACCCAACTATCCACGCACCACCACTAAGGCCCAGTATGGAACTCTTCCACACGCTATAGTACATACAATGCAGGGCTCTACCATGCCCAGGCTCTCTTCGAGCTCCCTACGCTCTGTGGAGTCCGAATATAGACGCCCTACACAGAGACCTCCATCTCCACCCCTTCCACCTCCACCAGAACTTCCCCCATGGGCTCCCAAAAACTACATTGACAAAGTGACGGCCATCTATGAGTACGCCGCGGATAAAGAGGATGAATTGAGCTTCTCTGATGGATCCATCATTTACGTTCTGAAGAAGAATGATGATGGCTGGTGGGAGGGGGTAATGGATGGGGTGACGGGACTTTTCCCTGGGAATTATG contains the following coding sequences:
- the Abi gene encoding abl interactor 2; the protein is MASTDLDTLIHQDLPVGRENLLDSYSNLERVAEYCESNYFGCENKKAALEETKGYTTQSLASVAYQINTLAYNFLQMLDLQGTALGEMESQVNHIAQTVSIHKEKVARREIGVLTTNKNSNRQYKIIAPATNERPVKYVRRKIDFSILDDLGHGVKINISQPTPRQKRPSHYAPGLNAPPIAGPAPTTKPPTPPSTARYSTGTLSRSKEYRTLPMVAPPQVPSNYAPNYPRTTTKAQYGTLPHAIVHTMQGSTMPRLSSSSLRSVESEYRRPTQRPPSPPLPPPPELPPWAPKNYIDKVTAIYEYAADKEDELSFSDGSIIYVLKKNDDGWWEGVMDGVTGLFPGNYVESI